In the Scylla paramamosain isolate STU-SP2022 chromosome 14, ASM3559412v1, whole genome shotgun sequence genome, one interval contains:
- the LOC135106706 gene encoding uncharacterized protein LOC135106706 translates to MVTYLANTDRRRTLPSPANLSKMPKKGKQQAPQQESSPSLQEEETGDVPPEVPDDTDVPEVEVVKVQPVAGLSRKRTRPSKKDVQDYPFNDDQLREIANYVQLHPELYDKRNEKWLNPAWKESLWKDLAQTFSDCSHQQVKKVVDKKRTDFGKIEKRESKSGSAARPRTQREKIVEVWGFLAGHIAHESTHPSDDFGRQGDDQDSSSHESVLSAHSIARRKRKKERQEEELSSPRSTKSTQESSAIQELLQSAQLLATRKPPVEGPDADIRQFVEFMYTRLKKVSPMHHGVLFSKIAYMISLMEEPVMARSAIKDPRRLLDSVPMPLGVASPSHLWQPPAPPTLAPAPPPPPPVYHQPQYQQPHYSQPQYQQQQYQQPQQQQYQQAQQQYQPQQSGQQQFPQQPQQQQVPTPIQWESILGCSPSPVKTLQHTSTTTKLQGQKTKSPAKKAIMSPMIETPKGYEAEDSDE, encoded by the coding sequence ATGGTCACTTATCTCgcaaacacagacagaagaaGAACCCTCCCATCTCCAGCCAACCTTTCCAAGATGCCCAAGAAAGGCAAGCAGCAAGCACCACAGCAGGAGTCTTCCCCGAgtctgcaggaggaagaaactggtGATGTTCCTCCTGAGGTTCCTGACGACACTGACGTTCCTGAAGTGGAAGTGGTGAAGGTACAACCTGTTGCTGGGCTCTCCAGGAAACGCACTCGGCCATCCAAGAAAGACGTTCAGGACTACCCCTTCAACGACGACCAACTGAGGGAGATAGCAAACTACGTCCAGTTGCATCCAGAGCTCTACGATAAGCGGAACGAGAAGTGGCTGAATCCGGCGTGGAAGGAGAGCCTCTGGAAGGACCTGGCCCAAACTTTCTCGGACTGTTCTCACCAGCAGGTGAAGAAGGTGGTGGACAAGAAGAGAACAGATTTTGGGAAAATCgagaagagggagagcaagagtGGATCAGCAGCCAGGCCGAGGACGCAGAGGGAGAAGATCGTCGAGGTTTGGGGCTTCCTGGCAGGTCACATCGCCCACGAAAGTACGCACCCTAGTGATGACTTCGGCAGACAAGGTGACGATCAAGATTCCTCCAGCCATGAGTCTGTCCTATCGGCCCACTCAAttgccaggaggaagaggaagaaggaacggcaggaggaggaactatCCAGCCCACGATCCACCAAATCTACCCAGGAGAGCAGTGCCATCCAAGAACTACTCCAGAGTGCACAGCTGCTAGCTACACGAAAACCACCAGTCGAGGGACCTGACGCTGACATCCGGCAGTTTGTTGAATTTATGTACACTCGCCTGAAGAAGGTTTCCCCCATGCATCATGGAGTACTCTTCTCCAAGATCGCGTACATGATCAGCCTCATGGAGGAACCAGTGATGGCCAGGAGTGCTATTAAAGACCCGAGGAGGTTGCTGGATTCTGTGCCCATGCCACTAGGAGTTGCGAGCCCATCGCACCTGTGGCAGCCTCCTGCACCGCCTActcttgctcctgctcctcctcctcctcctccagtctatcATCAGCCGCAGTACCAGCAGCCACATTACTCGCAGCcccaataccaacaacaacagtaccaacagcctcaacaacaacagtaccaacagGCTCAACAACAATACCAGCCTCAACAATCAGGACAGCAACAGTTCCCTcagcagccacagcagcagcaggtgcccACCCCAATACAGTGGGAATCTATACTCGGCTGTTCACCGTCCCCCGTCAAGACCCTGCAGCACACAAGTACGACCACCAAACTCCAGGGCCAGAAGACGAAATCGCCGGCGAAAAAGGCCATAATGTCCCCCATGATCGAGACGCCGAAGGGCTACGAGGCGGAGGATAGCGACgagtaa